The following are encoded together in the Lathyrus oleraceus cultivar Zhongwan6 chromosome 3, CAAS_Psat_ZW6_1.0, whole genome shotgun sequence genome:
- the LOC127129461 gene encoding uncharacterized protein LOC127129461, with translation MPLLNTSVAVLRQQMDDNNHELVNMLTNQMGTIFNPVIQDSPETNRQVANQLTRLCNFLGAPARQMAQVVRQVVPVQMEIGAAEDEPVHEGQIIRPLQNQGVESGVAGRNQMILVNRQQDADQIIDQQRQEDLTVENNLITIVERIMDRNSMGATFQRPLYASPLAEFILQAEAPRGMKVPKYTKFGGESGESTIEHVARYLT, from the coding sequence ATGCCGCTGTTGAACACTTCAGTAGCGGTGTtgagacaacaaatggacgatAATAACCATGAATTGGTTAACATGTTGACCAACCAGATGGGCACAATCTTTAATCCAGTAATACAAGACTCTCctgaaacaaataggcaggtggcGAATCAATTGACACGCTTGTGCAATTTTCTGGGGGCACCGGCTCGACAGATGGCACAAGTGGTTAGGCAAGTTGTTCCTGTGCAGATGGAGATAGGGGCAGCGGAAGATGAGCCAGTCCATGAAGGACAAATCATTAGACCCCTTCAAAATCAAGGCGTCGAATCAGGAGTCGCAGGACGTAACCAGATGATACTGGTTAACCGACAACAGGATGCTGATCAAATTATCGACCAACAACGACAAGAAGACTTAACAGTGGAAAATAATTTGATaactattgtcgaaaggattatggaTAGAAATAGCATGGGTGCTACATTTCAAAGGCCATTGTACGCCTCCCCGTTAGCTGAGTTTATTCTCCAAGCCGAGGCGCCCAGGGGGATGAAAGTGCCTAAGTACACTAAATTTGGGGGAGAGTCTGGTGAATCGACAATAGAGCATGTTGCCAGATACTTAACATAG